The Roseimicrobium gellanilyticum genome contains a region encoding:
- a CDS encoding DUF1552 domain-containing protein — translation MNRIPASMSRRSFLRGTGVSLALPFLDAMWPGRASAAGAAATAPKRMVTVCASLGIYVPDLIPTKTGRDYELTPYLSQLKDHRNDFTVFSGLSHPEQSGADGHSSEMTWLTAARHPGLGGFRNSISLDQYVAEKIGYETRYPSLVLGTGGTSQSYTRSGVMIPADSKPSQIFAKLFLDGTPDQIKNQMRKLREGRSIMDTVTEEAKRFERRVGSADRDKLDEYYTSVREMEQRLAKAEDWVQKPKPKVDATAPQDITNEADTIGRMTLLFELIPLALQTDSTRLITILLQARGDVPPVQGVTIDHHNLSHHGQDPEKIRQLRLIEEAEFRAFNGLLTSLKAKKEGGGSLLDSTMVLFGSNLGNANSHDWHNLPMVLAGGGFKHGQHLGFDAKNNIPLSNLFVQMLQRMSVETDAFGTSTGASVPGLV, via the coding sequence ATGAATCGCATCCCCGCCAGCATGTCCCGCCGCTCCTTCCTGCGCGGCACCGGTGTCTCCCTTGCTTTGCCTTTCCTGGATGCCATGTGGCCCGGACGCGCCAGTGCCGCGGGAGCCGCAGCCACCGCGCCGAAGCGCATGGTCACGGTGTGTGCTTCGCTGGGGATTTATGTCCCGGACCTCATCCCCACAAAGACAGGCCGCGACTACGAACTCACACCGTATTTGAGTCAGCTGAAGGACCATCGGAATGACTTCACCGTCTTCTCCGGTCTCTCCCACCCGGAACAGTCCGGCGCGGATGGCCACTCCTCCGAGATGACCTGGCTCACCGCTGCGCGCCATCCCGGCCTCGGCGGCTTCCGCAACAGCATCTCGCTCGACCAGTACGTGGCGGAGAAGATTGGCTACGAGACGCGCTACCCCTCGCTCGTGCTCGGCACGGGAGGCACGAGCCAGAGCTACACCCGCAGCGGCGTCATGATTCCGGCGGACTCCAAGCCCTCGCAAATTTTTGCCAAGCTCTTCCTGGACGGCACGCCAGACCAGATCAAGAACCAGATGCGCAAGCTCCGCGAGGGGCGCAGCATCATGGACACCGTGACGGAGGAGGCGAAGCGCTTCGAGCGCCGCGTGGGCAGCGCCGACCGCGACAAGCTTGATGAATACTACACCTCCGTACGTGAAATGGAGCAGCGCCTCGCCAAGGCGGAAGACTGGGTGCAGAAGCCCAAACCCAAAGTCGATGCCACCGCGCCGCAGGACATCACCAATGAGGCTGATACCATCGGGCGCATGACCCTTTTGTTTGAGCTCATCCCTCTTGCACTGCAGACGGATAGCACCCGCCTCATCACCATTCTCCTGCAGGCGCGTGGAGACGTGCCGCCGGTGCAGGGCGTCACCATTGACCATCATAACCTATCACACCACGGCCAGGATCCGGAGAAGATCCGCCAGCTGCGTCTCATTGAGGAGGCTGAGTTCCGAGCCTTCAATGGTCTGCTCACTTCGTTGAAGGCCAAGAAGGAGGGCGGCGGCTCCCTTCTGGACAGCACCATGGTCCTCTTCGGCAGCAACCTGGGGAATGCCAATTCCCATGACTGGCACAACCTGCCCATGGTGCTTGCCGGCGGCGGCTTCAAGCACGGGCAGCACCTTGGATTCGACGCGAAAAATAACATCCCCCTCAGCAACCTCTTCGTGCAGATGCTCCAGCGCATGTCCGTGGAGACAGACGCTTTTGGCACCAGCACTGGCGCCAGCGTCCCGGGTCTTGTATAA
- the pdxA gene encoding 4-hydroxythreonine-4-phosphate dehydrogenase PdxA → MAAKQKPIIALTMGDPAGVGPEVCLHLITRQSISEICTPVIFGDALILKRVAALTNLPFEAEILKPAEWRSRRKKLNRPAILDLPALNADRVTPGEIGAHTGAAAFAYVEASIEAALAGEIAGVATGPLNKEALHMAGINFPGHTEIFASRTHAPRWCMMQYSEEITCTFVTVHVGYAEVPALLTQERILDVIELTADALQRIRGYAPKIVVCGLNPHAGEHGLFGNQEEERVIIPAIEIACAKGLQIEGPLPPDTCFVPAKRKTTDAFVCMYHDQGHIPVKALAFDSAVNTTLGLPVIRTSVDHGTALDIAWQGKANPGSMIQAVRLAVKLAGG, encoded by the coding sequence ATGGCGGCGAAACAAAAACCCATCATCGCCCTTACCATGGGCGACCCCGCTGGCGTCGGACCGGAGGTGTGCCTGCATCTCATCACGCGCCAGAGCATCTCGGAGATCTGCACGCCAGTCATCTTTGGTGACGCGTTGATCCTCAAGCGCGTTGCCGCCCTTACGAACCTTCCTTTCGAGGCGGAAATCCTCAAGCCGGCGGAGTGGCGGAGCCGCCGCAAGAAGCTGAACCGGCCCGCCATTCTGGACCTGCCTGCATTGAATGCGGATCGTGTGACACCAGGTGAAATCGGTGCCCACACCGGAGCCGCTGCCTTCGCCTATGTCGAGGCCTCTATCGAAGCCGCGCTCGCAGGTGAGATTGCTGGTGTGGCCACAGGCCCGCTCAACAAGGAGGCGCTGCACATGGCTGGCATCAATTTTCCCGGGCATACGGAGATCTTTGCTTCACGCACGCACGCGCCCCGCTGGTGCATGATGCAGTACTCGGAGGAAATCACCTGTACCTTCGTCACCGTGCACGTGGGCTACGCTGAGGTGCCAGCCCTGCTCACGCAGGAACGCATCCTGGATGTCATCGAACTCACGGCGGACGCCCTGCAACGCATCCGCGGATACGCGCCGAAGATCGTGGTGTGTGGCCTGAATCCCCACGCCGGTGAGCACGGCCTCTTCGGAAATCAGGAGGAGGAGCGCGTCATCATTCCCGCCATCGAGATTGCTTGCGCGAAGGGCTTGCAGATTGAAGGCCCGCTTCCTCCCGATACCTGTTTTGTCCCTGCCAAGCGCAAGACCACCGACGCCTTCGTGTGCATGTATCACGACCAGGGGCACATCCCCGTGAAGGCCCTCGCCTTCGACAGCGCTGTGAACACCACGCTCGGTCTTCCTGTCATCCGTACCAGCGTGGACCACGGCACCGCCTTGGACATCGCCTGGCAGGGCAAAGCGAATCCCGGCAGTATGATTCAGGCAGTGCGTCTGGCGGTGAAGCTGGCGGGTGGGTGA